The Cheilinus undulatus linkage group 17, ASM1832078v1, whole genome shotgun sequence genomic sequence GTAAACCAGACCAACGGTCTAGTTGTTTCTCTCCTTAGCTCAGGTGAGACGCTACTGACGTCTGTGCTTCAAGATTGGCTGGACACTCAAACACCACACTTGTAGTCCagttcctggacccgtctgtgtggtggctctttaTCCTCTGACTctagcctcagtccactccttgtgaagctcccctaagttcttgaatctgctttgtttgacaatcctctgaaggctgagctaatccctgttgcttgtgctcctctTCTTACCACACGTTTCCCTTCTAGTCAgctttccatgaatctgctttgatacagtCTCTGAGAACAGCagggaccttctgtggcttaccctccttgtggagggtgtcaatgattgttCTCTGGACATTTGTCACATCAGCAGTCTTCCACATGATTGTGTGTGAACTCAATTTGAGCAAGattgaaggctcaggaaacctttgcaaattttCCACACTACTCTAAGAGTTTGAGATAGCGGGTTTTTGTGAGCCGTGAGCCGTAATTATCGAGATTAAAACAAAgtcttgaaatacttcactttgtatgagattaatctagaatttatggcctcacttcttgaattaattcacaggaaaactaaactttttttgtgatattttaattttatgagATACACTAGTATAGTCAGTTCAATCAGCTGTTGCAGTCATGTGTCCATGGGAAAGTCAGATGATTTTAAAGCACTGTAAATCTTACGTCCTTCCACAACTCATTCTTTTATACTCTTTCTGCCCATGTCCCTCTTGGAGCTTCATAAATCATCCATGCAAAAGCCAACATTTTACAGTAGATACACTTGTATCAGGCGACTTAGTATTCACATGCATAACTcttgttggtgtgtttttatgtgttagaAGAAGACGGCAGAGCCTGTTTTTTTACAGACAACAGGATTGTATTTTCAAGTAATTTCATCTTAAGATGCaacttaaataatttaaaaaacatgtgcGTATAAACAATCATGAATCACAACAACATATCCTATATGaagatttaaaacaaactgaaaagcAAAATGTATGCAGTCAAAGAAAGTTCACTCAGAGCTCTTCAGCTGTGAAATAATTTCTAaacaaaatctgttttaatctCTGACCTCCAAAACACTCAACATGCagcattcctttttttttaaaaatgtaataatggCAAATACAACATACTAGCAGGATCATGCTTACAACATAAAATATAGTGAATAATCTTTGCAGATAAGCATTAAATAAAGGCTGAGAATTCATGCTCAAAAGCAGGTAGGAAACTTTACCATCCATGTCAAAGAACAATGAGATGAAACCTGATTAAATTGTCTTAGAGAAAATTAAAAGGAACAGATGCAGCAACAAATAAAAGGCCTTTACTTATAATTCAGACCTAAAGCATATTTACAAACTAAAAACCTCTGCAGGGCTTTAAAGGCTCAGTTTAACAAGAAAATGTATATATTACCTTTATTTAAGGGGTCCCAACAAATATTAAGCAAAGTCAGTGAACTAAAAAATACACTGTATAATACCTGCAGTCATGTTACAGTACTGAATTTCACAAGTGTCATGCATTAGCATAGTGACTTTCTGCCACACTGAAATATAAATCAGCCCTTTAAGAAGAGTTGAGATGGACTGCCATGCATTCATCTACAGCATTTACAATAGTGTGTAGAAAATATACATCTTAAGGcaaatattttcagcagttaAGTTCTTCATATTGCCATCAGGGAGGCTAAATaacaaaaatttaagaaaaaaagacgGAACTTGAAATAATGTTCTTCAAAGGCAATATAAAGGCATGTTTCCATTTGGGACGAGACGGGTTAGACCGTCTGGATGATGATCAAAAAAAGTGTTAGCAGCGTCCGCTCTTTCCAGTGAGTGTTTAAAGGACGTTTGTTAAAGTATCTCTTGTTGCATAATTCAGGAGGAGTTAATGTCACCTCGCTGTCGGGACAGTGACGCGCTGGAGCAACTGTACACCTCCACTGTCAGTACAGACACAGTTAGAGCAACTTTGACTCACATGTAGGGATGTAACGATACGTTCGACTCTCAATATGATGGATTATTATACTGAGATTATAATATGATATGcacaattttgtaatttttttacagGCATGAGACTTAAGTcaatttatgaataaatataataaactgTTTTACATGCTGCTTCATGTTATGTGTGTTCAGATTTTTACCCGTTTCATCATTAGAGTCTGAGAGCCCTGTTGTAATTGTAGGCGTTCAGTTTTCCTCCACATTTTTGGGGCACTGAACATGCATTgatttgcatgaaaattggcATGCATCTAAAGCTACGGAAAAATGAGAAGTTGATGTTTCAAAAATGATCCTCAGGAattgccaaacttcttccatatGAGAATTActgaggccactgtgctcttaggaACTTTCAGAgctttccccagatctgtgcctgtccacaatcctgtctctgaactctgcaggcagttcctttaacctcatggcttggtttctgctctgataccATCGTCAGCTACGAGGCCTTCGATAGAGAAGTGTGTGCCTctctaaatcatgtccaatcaatttaatttagcacaggtggactccaatcaaggcgTAGAAACATCAgtaaagatccagagaaatgggctCTGAAAGGCTCTGAATACTGGGAAATAatgggatatttcagttttttatttttaataaccttgcaaaaatttccaaaattctgttttcactttgtaatgatggggcactgagtgtagattaatgagaataaaaatgattttttcaaCTATAGCATTCAGCTTTAACATAAAATCGAGTCTGAATACCCTCTGAATGcactttttattaaattacCCTGCATAAAGTTATAGAATATATAAATTTCTCCAgaagcctcctctctcctcaaTGCTTGCCTCCTCCAGCTGCATTTAAGGAATTTGAAGAGCTTTCATCCTGGCCGAAGGGGAATGATTTGCAGGTCAGAGGAGAGAAGATGCACAAAATAATTAACTCTCAAACTTCTACAAATGTGGGTCATGTCTGCATACCCTTCGTCTTCAACTACTGATGTTGCATAAGATAAGACAAAAGCTGACCGTGCACTCGGTTGGTTAAAGAGTATtgcaatatatatttttgtagtCCTTATCTGTACTGATTCTTTTATTCTACTGATAGATATCGTTACATcccaacatgttttttttttaactaattctGATCCTGAAAGCAACTGATATGATCCAAGCTTTAAAGGTAACAGACAACTTCATGCTAACATCACATCTGTCACCACATAAAGCAGGTTTTACCCAGCTAAATTAAGCAGTCAGATTTTGGATATTCCTTATTGTGCTAACAGAAAAGATTCCACTGTTTCCTAAAGGGACTTCTATCACATCAACTATTACATTTGTTTGTATGTCGTGCTTCATTTTTCCAAAGTCATCATTCTTTTTACCCCCATGAAGAGCTGAGGACAGCAGGGTGGatctgcctttttttatttgtgccatCTGTCGGCTCAAAGTAACAGCAGGATGAAGAGGTAGAGTGGGAGGAGGAGGTTGTCTATTTGGGACGTGTAGGCCTCCAGCATGGCCACCAGAGTGACAGAACCGACAATCCACGAGTAGCTGGAGTTCAGATTGATGCTCCCATCAAAGATAAGGAACATAGCAACAGCAATGATCTGAGCAAACACTGACGTCGCAGTCCCCTCCATGGTTTTCTTTGTGCCGGGCCAGCGTATCTCCCCCATGGTGCTGCCAAACACGGACGCCACAGTGTCTCCGACTCCAACGGCAAGCACACCTGCGTAAGGCACCAACCCGCCTGCACCAGGAAGTATCCCCTTAGGGGCGCAGGGTCCTGGAAACAACCATATCGGTAGAGACATCCCCATCAGCAGGTAGATGTGGGTCAGAATAAGAGGCCCAGAGTCTCGTTCATCCAGGAATAAAGTAAGGACCTGCCTGAGGAGCTGACCGAGCGGCCTGATTCGAAAATAACGCACATACTCCAGGAATAAGAAAACCGCCAAGCAGCCTACGGACGCCACATGGAGAAGCTGCCTGTCGTATATCAGCCCTGGAACATATGTAGCTACCACTATGAGGTGGAAGTACTTCCTGACAACTGTAGATGCCTGATGCTTTTTGGACCCGGACTGCCGCTGGTGGTTCTGGTGTAACACTACGCAAGTTGCCACGACAGCTAGAAACACCCAGTACCCCAGCAAACACAGTCTTCTGTCATTTAACGTGGCAAAGTCTAGCAACCACATGAGAGGGTGCCGCCCAATGAACAGGGAAAGCCATGGCATGAGGATCCCCAGAGCCAGAACGGCTGTCATCATGTGGAAGAACAGCGACGACACCCAGGTTTCAGACTCCATGAAGCAGAAGAGCAGGGCGAAGAAAATACCCAGCAACAACGAGCCCAACACTACCACTGGCAGGAAATAGTTCACAGGGTCGCCTTTGACTTCTGCTAAGTTCAGGGAACGTTTGATGAGCTGGTTGACAATGAAGCTGATCCCACCGACAATCAGGAGCGCCTCTCCAGGTGTGAAGCAGCGCGGCAGCAAATAAAGCACAATCAAGCTGAGATAAACGAAGATCAGCAGCACCTCTAGGACCTCGATGACCTCAGATACAGTCAGCGTCTGTTTAGTTGTGTAGAGAATTGCGCTGCCAGCCATGCCTGCGATAATGCAAGTGTTTGTGGGGACAGGTCTAGTGATGCCCAGAGCGATCAGGGAGAGAAACAGAGCCAGCATCATGCCTGTGATGGTGATCACCATGGAGAAGCGCTCAAAGTAGACATTCCCTGAGGCAGAGCACTTTTCTCTCAGCGCCAGGCCCAGTAAAGGCATCACCATGGAGGCAGGGACGATGCCGCTGCTCGCCGAAGGTCGGAACTGGAAAACGGCACCTCCTGACCTGAGCAGACGGTCCCATTTGTGTTGGACGTAGAAAGCCTGGATGAAGAGGGCTATGCTGCACCAGGAGTGCTGGTTCCAGACTGCCATGTGGACACACAGCACCACAGCCAAGACTACAGAGGACTCCACATAGACTGGATTGATCTGCATGGCTGCAGGGTGGATGGAGGCAGGCAGGGAGGAGGGGTGATCTGAACAGATGGTCTGCAACAATGAAGGCCGTCTTCTGTCAGTTCCTCTCTTTGGCACACTTCATCATTTGGCAGGCATTTTCACTGTCTCAGGATATCTGAAAGGgaggaaaattaaaaacagtgagGCCCCCATTcagtcctttttatttttttaaaaattgctggGAATTGCAAAAAGTTACACTTGTGCTGCCATACAATTGATGTGCGACACATGGCCCATTATAATGATATAATCACAATGCAGCAATTCGGCAATAATCAGTACAATACACCCAAAACAGTCCTATAAAGAAAAAGTGCATTTCTCCTGTGCAGCATTACCCAGACATCATCTTCTTTTGTCAgtagattttttaaacatcctagttttattttggatgcttacattgtgcacacagaaacattatttcacaaaaaacaaacactaccagggtctgaattATTAGCCCCCTGTAGAACGACCTTTTTGTTGCGCCATAGCACAAACTACTGAAAAGTCAAGTTAAACTGAAGGTTATCTTCACATTTACACGCTTCAAAAACGTCAGTAAGGGTCTGAGCGgtcactggagaaagcatcaCGGTAAAAACAggattgttgatgctcacaaagcaggagaaggatctacGAAGTTATCGCAGtgtttccaagtgtcaagaactggagtgagagaattcaaagagagccacacagtccagaacaagcctggcagaggtagggcgggaaagatttcaaagactctggaaagaaaactagtcagagatgtgtctaaagaccccagaagaccatcactagagctcTGCACAGGGATGGACAAAGAAAaagtccacttctgcagaagagacacctacAGGctagactgaagtctgctaaggacaacctggagaaagattctcatgtcctttggacagatgagaccaaactagagctctttggccacagAGACATTGcatatgtttggagaaagaagggagaggcgtcTAACCCAAAGAACACTGCTGTGGTGATGCTTCATGCGGAACTGGGAATCTTGTAAAGGTGGAAGttatcatgaagaaagaaggaaaaatgaaGATTTGGAAGGAAAGCCTCAAGCATTCAGCAGCAAACTGGGTCTAGGTCATctctttgtcttccaacacgaCACCAACCCAAAACAAGCATGGCCcttggtgaagaactacctccagaaaaTTAAAGTGAACTttcttgactggcctgcacaacgCCTGGActtcaatcccattgaaaatctgtatgGACTgaaccaaggtccatgccaggaGACCATCAAATCTTTAGAGATAGGCcaaagaatgggctgggattatTCAGGAGACATGTCAGAAACTTGCTGGAGGtgctaataatttagaccctggtagtttttgtgaaataattttgtgtctgtgtgcaaagtaaaataatgtatcCTCAATAAAACTAGAATGCTTggaaaatttgtgttaaaaaatctttattctgtttaacagcacttgggaaataattaaaaacaaatgaaattttCACAGGAGGTATCCTAAAAATGCCCCCTTGTTTaggtttttccttttaaagtcatgtatCATCAGTTTTTCTGACAATATAACATGATacaaaactaaacaaataaGCATTGGGGTCTCTTTACGCTGCAAGTCACTCGTTAACACGGTCATTCTTCAAACCATAACATCCTATCAATTATTTGTCCCACCCCTACATTAAATATAATGGTATCAGTAGTTGTCAGACTACGTTAACTATTCATAAGATCCCATTTTCATCGCACTATCCTCACAGTGAACCTTGCTCACACTTTATCTGCCTGTCATGGACTATGGCTGGTCTGAGTAGTCAGTACTAGATCCACACAGCTATCAAAAAGACCACAAAAGAAACGCCtgctctttctgcatctcctgaAACCTTTCATTGCGTGGGCTGGGATGATTTATACAGAGCTGTAACAGCTGTGTATGCTGAGTTCACACCTGACTACGATATCTGACGAAGAAATACTGTAGTTATTTGTTACAGCCATGCTAAAATAGCTCACTGGGGCCAGCTAACCCTCACCGAAGTGCCAAACGCGTTCATCTGCGAGCCAAGGATGCTGCAACCTCGGCTAACGGCAAAATACAGCTGACTCCACCGAGTTAGCATGACGAAACAGAGCAAAACACAGCTGAAATTTGTACAAAATACTTAATGACAAAGACAAGAGAACGTACCACATCAGTGCAGTGTTAAAAGGACGGAATAGCCTTTTGAATTGAATAGGTGACGTCCTCTTTGActgattttctttcctttgtcAGTTGTCTCTTCTCTCACACCCAGTAGGAGGGGGCCATATTTGACAGCCGGATCACGTGGTACATCCATAAACTATCTCTTAAAGGCATAGTTTACGCTGTTTTAATATTATTTAGTAATGTTAAAGAATTACTGGAACTGTAACAGCAATGACGAAAAAATAGAGACTATTTTATTTTTCCGGGTAAATGCCATAAACCAACATGTTCTTTGCATTAAGCTAGAAAGACAGAATCATGAATCACACTTTCCGGCCACGAAAACCTTACgaaaatttttaaatttcctcTTAAACGGATGTTTGCAGGTTAAGATGTTTTATTCTCGTTAGAATATTGTATTTGAAGAACTGAGTGAATAatgaaaaagcatcaaaagtACGTTTTCTCGTCTGAAGATggcagtcttttttttttttttttttttttggaaaaagtagTGATGTGTCGCTCGAGAACGAGTAGGTTAAAAGAGCTTAACCCTTTACTTGAACGAT encodes the following:
- the dolk gene encoding dolichol kinase; translated protein: MQINPVYVESSVVLAVVLCVHMAVWNQHSWCSIALFIQAFYVQHKWDRLLRSGGAVFQFRPSASSGIVPASMVMPLLGLALREKCSASGNVYFERFSMVITITGMMLALFLSLIALGITRPVPTNTCIIAGMAGSAILYTTKQTLTVSEVIEVLEVLLIFVYLSLIVLYLLPRCFTPGEALLIVGGISFIVNQLIKRSLNLAEVKGDPVNYFLPVVVLGSLLLGIFFALLFCFMESETWVSSLFFHMMTAVLALGILMPWLSLFIGRHPLMWLLDFATLNDRRLCLLGYWVFLAVVATCVVLHQNHQRQSGSKKHQASTVVRKYFHLIVVATYVPGLIYDRQLLHVASVGCLAVFLFLEYVRYFRIRPLGQLLRQVLTLFLDERDSGPLILTHIYLLMGMSLPIWLFPGPCAPKGILPGAGGLVPYAGVLAVGVGDTVASVFGSTMGEIRWPGTKKTMEGTATSVFAQIIAVAMFLIFDGSINLNSSYSWIVGSVTLVAMLEAYTSQIDNLLLPLYLFILLLL